The sequence CCGCCGTGCCGGCACAGGAAAATCGAGATGCTCTCAGCCAAAAAGGTATTGATCGCATCACGAAAGAGGTGCGACACGAACTCGTCATGCTGCCGTACTACGGCGTGTTCGACAATCTGTCTTACAAAGTCGATCCCGACGGCACGGTGACGCTGCTCGGCCAAGCCGCTCGTCCGACGCTCAAGTCGGATGCGGAAAATGCCGTGAAGCGCATTGAAGGTGTGGAGAAAGTCGTCAACAACATCGAAGTCCTGCCGACTTCAATCGGCGATGACCGTATCCGCCGCGCCGTTTACCGCGCGATCTTTGGAAACTCGGTTCTCAGTCAATATCAACTGCGTGCGGTACCGCCGATCCACATCATCGTGAACAAAGGACACGTCGCTCTCGAAGGCGTGGTTGCCCGGCAGATGGAAAAGCAGATTGCCGGTGTCCAGGCGAATGGCGTTTCCGGCGTGTTCTCCGTCGCGAACAACCTTCGGGTGGAAGAGGACGACAAGAAAGATGACAAGAAGAAATAACGACCGCTGATATAGGGCGGACACTCCTGTCCGCCCTGCAATCCCTGCCCGATCCGAACCAGCTTTTCTCCGCGCCCATTGCGGCTTCTCTTTGCGTCCGCTGCGGTTTAAAATTTTGAGCTTGAGACGCCAGCGAGGATGACCGTCCACCCAGACATCGAACGCGCTGCTGCGCTCTTGCGTGCTGGCCGTCTTGTCGTCTTTCCCACGGAAACCGTCTATGGCTTAGGTGCAAACGCCCTCGATCCAGACGCTGTCGCACGCATTTACGCGGCCAAAGGCCGCCCCGCGACCAGTCCTCTCATCGTCCACGTAGCCTCGATCGAGATGGCGCAGTCTCTGGTTGCAGGTTGGCCCGAAATCGCCGACCGCCTGGCGCGCAAGTTCTGGCCCGGCCCGTTGACGCTCGTCCTCGAGAAGAAGTCTGCGATTCCGGCGATTGTCACCGCCGGACTTTCCACCGTCGGCCTGCGCATGCCCGCACATCCTATCGCGCAAGCGTTGCTTCGCGCTGCCGGACTACCGTTAGCCGCGCCGAGCGCGAATCGTTTTACAGAACTTTCTCCGACCACTGCGGACCATGTGCGCCAGAGCCTGGGTGACGATGTCGATCTCATCCTGGACGGCGGCCCCTGCGAGGTCGGAATCGAATCAACCGTGCTGTCGCTCGTTGGCTCGCAGCCTGTGTTACTGCGTCCGGGTGGGATATCCCGCTCAGAAATTGAAGCAGTCATTGGCCCGGTGATGACGGGGCCTGAAGTCGTCATCGGCGCACATCCGTCGCCCGGAATGCACGCGCGCCACTACAGTCCGCGGACTCGCTTGTTTTTAGTAAGAGATGGAAAAGTGCCTGAGCAGGGGAGCGGAATTTACCTGCGGCATGAGCATCCACCGTCGCGCAAAGACATCGAGATTATGCAGATGCCGTTGCATGCCCCCGAATATGCGACTGTGCTCTACGAGCGACTCCATCAAGCCGACGCCGGTGAACACGAGTGGATCGCCGTTGACTCGCCGCCCGCATCCAGCGCTTGGGAAGCGGTAAACGACCGTCTTCGCCGTGCTTCAACGCCAGACCTAATTTAGGGGGATGCTCTGTGCTACTCGGTCCAGCGCTTGAATAGCAGAGCTCCGTTGGTTCCACCGAAGCCAAAGGAATTGGACATGGCGTATTCGAACTGAGCCTTGCGTGCGTGGTGGGGAACGAAATCCATTCCTTCAGTATCGGGATCCTGATTGTCGAGGTTGACGGTCGGGGGAAGAATCTGATCGCGCAGCGCGAGCACGGTCACGCCCGCCTCTAAACCGCCCGCCCCGCCCAGCAAGTGCCCGGTCATGGATTTCGTCGAACTGACAGGCACACTCTTGCCAAAAAGATTGCGGATGGCGTGTGCCTCGAGCGTATCGCCGATGGGAGTCGAGGTGCCGTGGGCATTCACATAGCCGACGACCGTGGATTCCAGCCCGGCGTCGCGCAGGGCGTTGCGCATCACGCGAAAACCGCCTTCGTGTTCTGGAGCGGGCTGCGTCATGTGGAACGCGTCAGAACTCATGCCGTAGCCGACAATCTCGGCCAGGATGGGAGCGCCGCGCCGCCGCGCATGTTCCAGTTCTTCGAGAATCAGAATGCCCGCGCCTTCTCCGATGACAAAGCCATCGCGATCCTTGTCCCAGGGACGGCTGGCGCGTGTGGGATCGTCGTTGCGCGTTGAGAGTGCGCGCATGGCAGCGAATCCGCCGACCCCCATGGGAGTAATCGCGGCCTCAGCGCCACCGGCAATCATTACGTCCGCGTCATTGTGTTGAATGATGCGGAACGAGTCGCCGACTGAGTGCGCGCTGGTCGTGCAGGCCGTGGCCGTCGCTTCGTTCGGCCCCTTCGCGCCGGAGCGCATGGAGACGTGTCCAGCGGCGAGGTTGATGATGGATGCGGGAATAAAAAATGGAGAGATCTTGCGCGGGCCACCCTGCATTAACGCAGTGTGCTCGCGTTCGATGACATCGAACCCGCCGATACCCGATCCGATGTGCACGCCCACCCGCTCGGCATTCTCCGGCGTGATTTCCAGCTTCGACATCTTGAGCGCTTCTTCGGACGCGGCGATCGCGAAGTGAATGAAGCGCCCCATCTTCTTGATTTCTTTTTTCTCGATGAAGTTCAGCGGGTCAAAGGTCTTGACCTCGGCCGCAATCTGACAGGCAAAGGCGGCAGCGTCGAACCCGGTGATGCGGTCGACGCCACTCTTGCCCGCCAATATCGCGGGCCACACGTCTGCCGTGGTGTTACCCAACGAGCAGATCAATCCCAAGCCTGTGATAACGACCCGCCGCGCCAAGTTACTTGCCTGCCTTTGCGTGCTTGCCGATGTAGTCGATGGCATCGTTGACGGTGCGGATCTTCTCGGCGTCTTCGTCCGGAATCTCGATGTCGAAGGCTTCTTCGAAGGCCATGACCAGTTCCACGGTGTCGAGCGAATCAGCTCCCAGGTCGTCCACGAACGAGGCGCTCGGTGTGACTTCGCCCTCGTCTACACCCAATTGTTCCACAATGATTTGCTTCACTTTTTCGTCAACAGCTGCCATTTGTTCTCCTCGTTTCCAAGTCTGGGGATTGTACGCCTGCGTAACCTAAACCGGCGGCTCACTGAATCAGTGCCGCCTGCTGCTCACAATACTGAATGGAGTCAATGCAATAGTCTAAAAGGGATTGAGAAAGTATGCAAAGCGGTGAAGAGCAAATCGAACGGATTCAATGGAGTAGCCATGCGGCAGACGACCGACCGGTCGATATTTGACCTTCGCATTCGACGCTTTGAAGTAGAGACGCGGCTCGCCCGCGTCTCCCAAGCCGAAAAGAGACGAGGCAAGCCTCGTCTCTAGACGAGGGTTGTTCTTACTTGTTTTCTCCAAACACCGCGTTGTAGATCCCTCCCGCTAACGCTCCGCCCACGATCGGCGCGAGCCAGAAAAGCCAGAGTTGCGAGATCGCCCATCCGCCAACGAAGATTGCCGGCCCCGTGCTGCGTGCGGGATTGACAGAGAGGTTCGTCACGGGAATTCCGATCAGGTGAATCAACGTGAGTCCCAGTCCGATCGCGATCGGGGCAAAACCCGACGGAGCGCGCTTGTCGGTGGAGCCCATGATGATCATCAAGAAGAAAAATGTGAGAACGACTTCGGCGACCAGGCAAGCGATCATCGAGTATTCTCCCGGCGAGTGCTCGCCGTAGCCATTGGAAGCGAAACCGCCCAGGCTGAAACCTGGCTTTCCGCTGGCGATCACGAACAGGACGCCCGCACCGGCGATTCCGCCGAGAACTTGCGCGATCACGTAGGGCAGCAATTCCGACGCGGGAAAGCGTTTGCCCGCGACCAGTCCAACCGACACGGCGGGATTGAGATGGCATCCGGAAATGTGCCCGATGGCGTAGGCCATGGTGAGGACGGTGAGTCCGAAGGCGAGTGCGACACCGGCGAATCCGATGCCGAGTTGCGGAAATGCGGCTGCCAGCACGGCGCTGCCGCAGCCACCGAAGACTAACCAGAACGTTCCGAGAAACTCTGCTACGGCTCTTTTGGATAAGCTCATATTGCCTCCATTCGAGGTTCGCTCGAGATTTCTACTTGGAATATTGATCGCGCAGCCAGACTTGCCGATTGGTCATCGGCATTGCGCGTCCTTCAATGTACACCTGCTTGACGGCTGTCTTTACATCCAGCGGATCGCCATTGGCAACGACGACGTTGGCCGTCTTGCCGACGTCGAGTGATCCGAGTTTGTCCGCCACACCCCAGACCTCGGCAGCGTTCAATGTAATCGCCTTGAGCGCTTCGTCATACGGCAACCCGAATGCCACCGCATAGCCCGCTTCGTCCGGCAGATTGCGAACGTTGTGGGCCGAGTAGGAAGCGAATATGACTTTCACGCCGCGCTTGTGAAGTTCTGCAGGCAAGCTGTACACGGCGTCGTAGCGCTCATCGTCTTTGGGCGCTTCGTAAATCGGGCCTACGATCACGGGCACTTTCAGGCTGGCGACGTAGTCCAATACAGGTTGGGAGTGGCTGATGTGGTTGAGCACGAACTTCAGCTTGAATTCGTTGGCCAACCGGACCGCGGTTTGCAGTTCACTAGGGCCTTCTGCTGCCAGCACAATGGTTTTCTTGCCTTCGAGGTAAGGCAGCAGCGACTCAAGTTTCAGATCGCGTTTCGGAGCGGACGGCTCGGGCTTCTTGTCGCGTGCGGCATCGGCCTTCTTGCGATCGTAATCGGTCCACTTTGATTTGTAATCCTGCGCATCCAGAAACGCCTGTCGCAATTGAGCTGCGAGTCCCATGCGGGTGGATGGGAATTTGCGCTTATCGAAGCCACCTCGATTACGGCGTTCATTTCCCGTGAAATTAAGCGGCATGGCAAGATCGCGGATCAGCAGCATTTCGTTCGCGGACGCGCCGTCCAGTTGAATGAACGAATCCTGGCCGGGAAGCGTGTCACCACTCGATGGAGCGATGACCGCGTTGGTAATGCCATTCATACGCGCCACGGGGATGAGAGTCGTCTCGGCGTGAAAGGCTTCGGCGGTGTGCATGTGCGGCATGATCTCGTCGCTGATTTCGACCAGGTCGTTGGTCATCTCTTCGGCGGAGATTTCCGTGAGTCCGAGACTGGTCTCTGAATCAATCAGGCCGGGATAGACGGTCATGCCGGTTACATCGATCACCTGCGCTCCGGCCGGAACGTTCACCGAAGCCGCAGAGCCGACAGCGGTAATCTTTCCGCCTTGCAGAACGACAGTGCCGTTCTCAATCGTCCCATGAGTGATGGTCAGGAGCTTGCCGCCCTTGAGGGCGATGGGTTTGTCCTGGGCCGCCGCGGGAATGCACAGCAACGCGAACGCTGCCAGAACCAGCGCACAGATGGCACTGATCGTCGGAAGCGCACCAGCCTCAGCGGCTGAAGCCGGTTTCAATTTGGCATCGGCGGCACGACTGAAGTCGTGCCCTTCTCGGAACATTTCTGAGAACTGAGAACTGGGAACTGAGAACTGAGAACTGGAAATTGAGAACTGGCTTTTCATTGTCCCTCCCGATAGTGCGTCATCCCGAGTCCGGGCAATGAGCGGTCGAAGAATACGTCGCCATCAATCAAAACTTTTTCCGGAACTCCATTCGTGGAGAGCGGATAACCGTCCCAGATCACGAGGTCAGCATCTTTGCCGACATCGATCGAGCCCACGTGGTCATCAACGCCCACGATCCACGCGGGGTTGAGGGTAATCATCTTCAGAGCTTCTTCTTCGGTGGCGCCTCCGTAGCGCATCGTCTTGGCTGCTTCCTGATTCAGCCGGCGCGTGTAGTCTTCGGAATCGCTCTTGATCGCGACGCGCACGCCTTTGCGCATCGAGAGGACGGCATTCCACGGGATTGCGTCCCAGGCTTCCTGCTTGTAGCCCCACCAGTCAGCGAAAGTCGCGATGCCAATATTTTCGGCGGCGAGTTTTTCCGGTACCTTGTAGGCCTCGAGCGCGTGATGGAAGGCGCGAATCTTGTAGCCGAACTCATGCGCCATCGCGATCTCGGTGAGAAATTCATCGGCGCGATAACAATGGATCTGCACCATCAACTTACCGCGCAGCACGTCGGCGAGTGCTTCGAGTTTCAAGTCGTGCTTCGGAGGAGAGGCGTCCTTGTCGCCGCGCTTCACTTTTTCGTTGTAGGCATCCCATTCGCGCATGTAGTCCTGCGCCTGGACGAGCGCTTCGCGTTGCACGGCAAAATTTCCCATGCGCGTGGAGGGCAGTTGATCCCGGCTGCCGTAGACGCGTTTGGGATTCTCTCCACTGGCAAACTTGATGGATCGCGGCGCGTTCGGGAAGAGCAGTTCATCCCGTGTGAGCCCGTATTTGTGTTTGATGACGATGGCCTGTCCGCCAATCATGTTCGCGGAGCCGTGCAGCAGTAGCGAAGTCGTGACGCCGCCGGCCAGTGCGCGGTAGATCGCCTTGTCTTGATAGTCGAAGGCGTCTTTCATCATCATGTGCGGCGTGATTGGGCTGGTGGCTTCGTTCACATCGTCGTCGAGCGCGATGTGCGAATGCGAATCCACGATGCCGGGTGTCACGTACTTGCCGCCGGCGTCGATCACCGGAACTCCGGCCGGTGCATTGACGTTCTCGCCAACAGCGGCGATCTTGCCATCTTTCACATAGATGGAGCCATTCTTGATGTTGCCGTGCGTCACCGTCATCACGACGGCATTCTTGATGACCACATCATGAGGAGGAGCGGAGGTCTGGCTAAACGCCGTCGATGTGGCGAGCGCCACGAACAAGGCGATACAAATAGCGAATCTTTGGGCGAACTTCATGCGATGAACTCCGGATGCGAAAGCGATGTCAGCAGCGAATTGGGATTGTAGGAGGCAGAACGGAATGGGTCAACGCGAAAGCGCAGGTCTTGTCGGCGGCAAGAATTCATGTGACGATCAGAACGTGAAAATCACTATTGTTCTTACACTCTTGTTGACTGTTTCTGTATGGGCCGCGGATTGTCCGAAGCAACAGCCGAAAACCGAGGCCGCCTTGATCAGCCTCGAAAACAATTGGGCCGATGCGCTCAGCCGCAAGGATGCCGATACCGTTGCCTGCATGCTCGCCACCGAATTTGAGGAGGCGGACGTGGATGGATCGCTTCATACACGCGCGGAAAACCTGGCGAAGATTCCCAATCGTAAACCCGGCACGAACCATCTCTCTGAAATGCGCGCGCACATTGAAGGCAACATGGGATTCACGCGTGGCCTTGCCGAACTGGTGGATGCTTCCGGCAAAGTCGTCGCCCGCGTCCGTTTCACGGATGTGTTCACGTATCGGGACGGCCGGTGGCAAGCGCTGATCGGCCACGAGTCGCTGATCAGCCAGGCCGCCCGGTAATGCGCGCCGTTGTCCAGCGTGTCAGTCGCGCCAAGGTCACGGTAAATGGCGAAACGACTGGCGAAATCGGCCTTGGACTGCTGGTGCTGCTCGGCGTCGGCAAAGAAGACACGCGCGTCGAAGCTGACTACCTGGCTGAGAAAATCATTGGTCTGCGGATCTTTGAGGATGCAGACGGCAAAATGAATCTTGGAGTTGCGGACGTCGCTGGAGCGCTGCTGGTGGTTTCGCAATTCACGCTTTACGGAGATGTCCGCCGCGGGAAACGCCCTTCGTTCGATGCGGCGGCGCCTCCCCAACTGGCGCGGGAATTGTACGAATATGTTGTAGAGAAGGTCCGCGCTACCGGTTTGCGATGCGAAACAGGACGTTTCCAGGAAATGATGAAGGTGGAACTAGTGAACGAAGGGCCGGTTACGATTCTGCTGGATTCCTCGAAGGTCTTCTAACGGGTACGACTCGGGTCGGTAAGAAATTGCCGCCATCCAACATGCTTCGCAATAAAAAAGGCCGCCAGCTTTCGCCGGCGGCCTGCACTCCTGACGAGAGTTACTTGGTTTGTGGTTGATCTCCGCTCGGGATGGACTCGTTGTCCCGGAATGGTTTGATCACGTGATCGGACTTTGCATTGGGCACGGGGAAGTCTCCAGCAGAACTGAGTTCCTCGAGTTCCGGCGCATCCCCTGCGAGGCCGACTGCGGTTGTGTAGATCGCCTGGTGAAACAAGGAACCGGTTGGAGCCGTGGCGAGGGCAAAAATCGGGAACGCTTTGCCGCCGCCAAATCCAACAGCAATGTAATCAGCCACCATCCGGCCGGAGAACGTATCCGGAAGCCAGCTGAGATTCATCGGTCCGCCCAAGACTTGTGGAGCGCTCCACTTTGCCCCCCCGGTCGAGGATTGAATGAAACCGGCAAACAGCGAGCAGCTGTTTCCGCAATTCGAAACTGGATAGTAGTAATAGGCCAACCCGATGTGCGCGGTCGCGCCCGCAGTGCCCGGCTGGATTGCCATCCCGGTAATGAAATGGTCGACCGTGCTGGTGACCGCATCGATTGGTATTCGTTTGACTGCGGTCCAGACTGTGCCACTGCCGGATTTGCTGAACACGATATCGTTCGAGGCACAGTTCGTGCGGAACCGGCAATCCGGCCACGCCACATAGACCTTGCCTTTCGCATCGATGGCTGCGGAAGGTAATCCCGCGCTGCGGAGTCCTCCTGCTTCACCGTGGCTGATGAATTCTCCGACATTGACCGCTCGGGTCCAGGTGGCGCCGCCATTGGTCGAAGTGAACGCCATAACAAAGCCGCCAAATCCCAAGATAGGGACAATCACTTTTCCATTTGGCTTTACCAGGGGAAGGCCACCGATTCCGAAATCGTTGCCCTGCGTGCCAACCGCAGGACTCCAGGTCAGCCCACCATCGGTCGAAGTGCTCATCTGGATAAAGTCGCCGGCGTCCGTACTATCCCATTCGGAATAGCAGTGTCCGTAGAATTTGCTGGCGGCAGTGTTGTCGCAGACGATCCAGTTCTTGTCAGGGTTGCCCGTCTTGGTGACAAAACTGGGGTTGCTCCAGTGGGTGCCGTCGGTCGAGCGGCTGACGGCGACGGCATTCGCGTTGCCGATGGGCAGCGTCGAGATAAGCCACACAGCATGCAGGGCGTCATAGGCAACGGCGGCATCGCTGGCGGCCTGGTATTGTCCATTGCCCTGAAAAATTGTGATCCCGGGTAGAAAGCCGTTGGTCCAATGTGCGCCGCCGTCCGTCGTCGTGGCAAAGCCGATGTCGGCGCCCCCACCGCTGAAAATGCGGGCGACCTGGAACGCGGCGACGGTGGTGCTGCCGAAGGTGAACGCGCCCGGTTCGACTTCCGTCGCGTGCTGGCTGGTGTTGTTCGTGAACGTATCTTCGCTAAGTTGGGTGAGGCTGACTTGGGCGGAAGCCATCGACGCCAGTGCGAGAGAAGCTAACACGATGGCGAACCACGAACATTTGTGGGCGGACTGATTGCAATTTGCACGCATTACGAAAAACCTCGGACGGTTAGGGTCTG is a genomic window of Acidobacteriota bacterium containing:
- a CDS encoding BON domain-containing protein, which translates into the protein MKKFLLLAVIASALSTAVPAQENRDALSQKGIDRITKEVRHELVMLPYYGVFDNLSYKVDPDGTVTLLGQAARPTLKSDAENAVKRIEGVEKVVNNIEVLPTSIGDDRIRRAVYRAIFGNSVLSQYQLRAVPPIHIIVNKGHVALEGVVARQMEKQIAGVQANGVSGVFSVANNLRVEEDDKKDDKKK
- a CDS encoding threonylcarbamoyl-AMP synthase, with protein sequence MTVHPDIERAAALLRAGRLVVFPTETVYGLGANALDPDAVARIYAAKGRPATSPLIVHVASIEMAQSLVAGWPEIADRLARKFWPGPLTLVLEKKSAIPAIVTAGLSTVGLRMPAHPIAQALLRAAGLPLAAPSANRFTELSPTTADHVRQSLGDDVDLILDGGPCEVGIESTVLSLVGSQPVLLRPGGISRSEIEAVIGPVMTGPEVVIGAHPSPGMHARHYSPRTRLFLVRDGKVPEQGSGIYLRHEHPPSRKDIEIMQMPLHAPEYATVLYERLHQADAGEHEWIAVDSPPASSAWEAVNDRLRRASTPDLI
- the fabF gene encoding beta-ketoacyl-ACP synthase II is translated as MPSTTSASTQRQASNLARRVVITGLGLICSLGNTTADVWPAILAGKSGVDRITGFDAAAFACQIAAEVKTFDPLNFIEKKEIKKMGRFIHFAIAASEEALKMSKLEITPENAERVGVHIGSGIGGFDVIEREHTALMQGGPRKISPFFIPASIINLAAGHVSMRSGAKGPNEATATACTTSAHSVGDSFRIIQHNDADVMIAGGAEAAITPMGVGGFAAMRALSTRNDDPTRASRPWDKDRDGFVIGEGAGILILEELEHARRRGAPILAEIVGYGMSSDAFHMTQPAPEHEGGFRVMRNALRDAGLESTVVGYVNAHGTSTPIGDTLEAHAIRNLFGKSVPVSSTKSMTGHLLGGAGGLEAGVTVLALRDQILPPTVNLDNQDPDTEGMDFVPHHARKAQFEYAMSNSFGFGGTNGALLFKRWTE
- the acpP gene encoding acyl carrier protein yields the protein MAAVDEKVKQIIVEQLGVDEGEVTPSASFVDDLGADSLDTVELVMAFEEAFDIEIPDEDAEKIRTVNDAIDYIGKHAKAGK
- the aqpZ gene encoding aquaporin Z; the encoded protein is MSLSKRAVAEFLGTFWLVFGGCGSAVLAAAFPQLGIGFAGVALAFGLTVLTMAYAIGHISGCHLNPAVSVGLVAGKRFPASELLPYVIAQVLGGIAGAGVLFVIASGKPGFSLGGFASNGYGEHSPGEYSMIACLVAEVVLTFFFLMIIMGSTDKRAPSGFAPIAIGLGLTLIHLIGIPVTNLSVNPARSTGPAIFVGGWAISQLWLFWLAPIVGGALAGGIYNAVFGENK
- a CDS encoding amidohydrolase family protein; protein product: MFREGHDFSRAADAKLKPASAAEAGALPTISAICALVLAAFALLCIPAAAQDKPIALKGGKLLTITHGTIENGTVVLQGGKITAVGSAASVNVPAGAQVIDVTGMTVYPGLIDSETSLGLTEISAEEMTNDLVEISDEIMPHMHTAEAFHAETTLIPVARMNGITNAVIAPSSGDTLPGQDSFIQLDGASANEMLLIRDLAMPLNFTGNERRNRGGFDKRKFPSTRMGLAAQLRQAFLDAQDYKSKWTDYDRKKADAARDKKPEPSAPKRDLKLESLLPYLEGKKTIVLAAEGPSELQTAVRLANEFKLKFVLNHISHSQPVLDYVASLKVPVIVGPIYEAPKDDERYDAVYSLPAELHKRGVKVIFASYSAHNVRNLPDEAGYAVAFGLPYDEALKAITLNAAEVWGVADKLGSLDVGKTANVVVANGDPLDVKTAVKQVYIEGRAMPMTNRQVWLRDQYSK
- a CDS encoding amidohydrolase family protein gives rise to the protein MKFAQRFAICIALFVALATSTAFSQTSAPPHDVVIKNAVVMTVTHGNIKNGSIYVKDGKIAAVGENVNAPAGVPVIDAGGKYVTPGIVDSHSHIALDDDVNEATSPITPHMMMKDAFDYQDKAIYRALAGGVTTSLLLHGSANMIGGQAIVIKHKYGLTRDELLFPNAPRSIKFASGENPKRVYGSRDQLPSTRMGNFAVQREALVQAQDYMREWDAYNEKVKRGDKDASPPKHDLKLEALADVLRGKLMVQIHCYRADEFLTEIAMAHEFGYKIRAFHHALEAYKVPEKLAAENIGIATFADWWGYKQEAWDAIPWNAVLSMRKGVRVAIKSDSEDYTRRLNQEAAKTMRYGGATEEEALKMITLNPAWIVGVDDHVGSIDVGKDADLVIWDGYPLSTNGVPEKVLIDGDVFFDRSLPGLGMTHYREGQ
- a CDS encoding nuclear transport factor 2 family protein; this encodes MGQRESAGLVGGKNSCDDQNVKITIVLTLLLTVSVWAADCPKQQPKTEAALISLENNWADALSRKDADTVACMLATEFEEADVDGSLHTRAENLAKIPNRKPGTNHLSEMRAHIEGNMGFTRGLAELVDASGKVVARVRFTDVFTYRDGRWQALIGHESLISQAAR
- a CDS encoding D-tyrosyl-tRNA(Tyr) deacylase produces the protein MRAVVQRVSRAKVTVNGETTGEIGLGLLVLLGVGKEDTRVEADYLAEKIIGLRIFEDADGKMNLGVADVAGALLVVSQFTLYGDVRRGKRPSFDAAAPPQLARELYEYVVEKVRATGLRCETGRFQEMMKVELVNEGPVTILLDSSKVF
- a CDS encoding exo-alpha-sialidase codes for the protein MRANCNQSAHKCSWFAIVLASLALASMASAQVSLTQLSEDTFTNNTSQHATEVEPGAFTFGSTTVAAFQVARIFSGGGADIGFATTTDGGAHWTNGFLPGITIFQGNGQYQAASDAAVAYDALHAVWLISTLPIGNANAVAVSRSTDGTHWSNPSFVTKTGNPDKNWIVCDNTAASKFYGHCYSEWDSTDAGDFIQMSTSTDGGLTWSPAVGTQGNDFGIGGLPLVKPNGKVIVPILGFGGFVMAFTSTNGGATWTRAVNVGEFISHGEAGGLRSAGLPSAAIDAKGKVYVAWPDCRFRTNCASNDIVFSKSGSGTVWTAVKRIPIDAVTSTVDHFITGMAIQPGTAGATAHIGLAYYYYPVSNCGNSCSLFAGFIQSSTGGAKWSAPQVLGGPMNLSWLPDTFSGRMVADYIAVGFGGGKAFPIFALATAPTGSLFHQAIYTTAVGLAGDAPELEELSSAGDFPVPNAKSDHVIKPFRDNESIPSGDQPQTK